A single region of the Thermoanaerobacterium aotearoense genome encodes:
- a CDS encoding PTS sugar transporter subunit IIA — MLNIFRKSCKRLLIKAPVDGEIVDIVKVPDEVFAQKLVGDGVAVNPKSDIFVSPVDGIITTVFPTKHAIGIKTIEGIEIMIHVGVDTVKLNGEGFTTFINEGDKVKVGDKLLQINKLILESKAKSLISPIIITNIERIKEMNKIVGTVTAGETDIIEAVI, encoded by the coding sequence TTATTGATAAAAGCACCAGTTGATGGAGAGATAGTAGATATAGTGAAAGTTCCTGATGAAGTATTTGCTCAGAAGCTTGTAGGTGATGGAGTTGCGGTAAATCCTAAATCGGATATTTTTGTATCACCAGTTGATGGTATTATAACAACTGTGTTTCCGACAAAGCACGCAATAGGCATCAAGACAATAGAAGGAATTGAGATAATGATACATGTTGGTGTGGATACTGTAAAATTAAACGGAGAAGGGTTTACGACATTTATAAATGAAGGCGATAAAGTAAAAGTCGGAGATAAATTATTGCAAATAAATAAATTGATTTTAGAATCAAAAGCAAAATCTCTCATATCGCCAATCATCATAACAAACATAGAACGAATCAAAGAGATGAATAAAATTGTTGGTACTGTAACTGCTGGAGAGACAGATATCATAGAAGCAGTTATTTAA
- a CDS encoding PTS transporter subunit EIIC, which translates to MSREKDIAESIIRELGGKENVVSITNCMTRLRVLAKDYDKINYEALKKVDGVIKVNEEGGELQIILGPGLVSKVAGEASKKIGIKLGDAQEIKAAINEKNKTPFKLLLRRIASIFIPLIPGLIGGGLILGITNVATKFNWIADKNLLAMLSLFGSTIFTYMGIMIGMNTAKEFGGSPTLGGILAGIIYNPVLADIKIGGSALVVGRGGIISVLIAAAFASWLEKNIRKRMPNSIELLATPLLTILIAGFATLYVLQPLGGFIADAIGKAVTVAIAGKAGVFTGFILAGTFLPLVMTGLHQGLTPIHMQLIQSTGVTILLPILAMAGAGQVGAAIAVYVKTKSKQLKKIIEGSILVGILGIGEPLIYGVTLPLGRPFIGACIGAAFGGAFEALKVVGARGLGISGIPLAALIEPNKIIYYIIGLIISYIAGFIATYLLGFEDPVDEEIKDTQPFSFDA; encoded by the coding sequence ATGTCAAGAGAAAAAGACATAGCTGAAAGCATCATCAGGGAATTGGGTGGCAAAGAAAATGTCGTATCAATCACTAATTGTATGACAAGATTAAGAGTGTTGGCAAAGGATTATGACAAAATCAATTATGAAGCACTTAAAAAAGTCGATGGCGTCATTAAAGTCAACGAAGAAGGAGGAGAGTTACAGATTATTTTGGGACCAGGATTAGTGTCAAAAGTAGCAGGCGAGGCGTCTAAAAAAATAGGAATTAAATTGGGAGATGCACAAGAAATCAAAGCCGCAATAAATGAAAAAAACAAAACCCCCTTTAAACTTCTTTTAAGAAGAATCGCCAGCATATTTATTCCTTTGATTCCGGGATTAATAGGTGGCGGATTAATACTTGGCATAACCAATGTTGCTACAAAGTTTAATTGGATAGCTGATAAAAATTTGCTGGCTATGCTAAGTTTGTTTGGAAGCACAATTTTTACTTATATGGGTATCATGATAGGAATGAATACTGCTAAAGAATTTGGAGGTTCACCGACGCTTGGTGGTATACTTGCAGGTATCATCTATAATCCTGTTTTGGCAGATATCAAAATTGGCGGTAGTGCACTTGTTGTCGGTAGAGGTGGAATTATTTCGGTATTAATTGCAGCTGCATTTGCAAGTTGGCTTGAAAAAAATATTAGGAAAAGAATGCCAAACAGTATAGAATTACTTGCGACACCTCTATTGACAATTTTGATAGCAGGCTTTGCAACGCTTTACGTATTGCAGCCACTTGGTGGTTTTATAGCTGATGCCATAGGCAAAGCTGTGACAGTTGCGATTGCCGGTAAAGCTGGTGTGTTTACAGGATTTATACTTGCTGGTACTTTCTTACCGTTGGTTATGACAGGCTTACATCAGGGGCTTACGCCTATACACATGCAGCTTATTCAATCTACAGGTGTTACAATATTGCTTCCAATTTTAGCAATGGCAGGTGCTGGGCAAGTTGGTGCAGCAATTGCAGTATATGTCAAAACAAAAAGCAAACAGCTTAAAAAGATTATAGAAGGTTCAATACTTGTTGGAATTTTAGGTATTGGTGAACCACTTATTTACGGTGTTACTTTACCTCTTGGACGACCATTTATAGGAGCATGTATTGGGGCAGCTTTCGGAGGTGCATTTGAAGCATTAAAAGTTGTAGGCGCAAGAGGATTAGGAATATCTGGTATACCTCTTGCTGCTTTAATAGAACCAAATAAAATAATTTATTATATCATCGGTTTAATTATATCATATATTGCAGGATTTATAGCAACTTATTTGTTGGGATTTGAAGATCCAGTAGATGAAGAGATAAAAGATACTCAACCATTTAGTTTTGATGCATAA
- a CDS encoding DUF871 domain-containing protein, whose protein sequence is MAFGVSVYTTDDFSSQKNKEYIKMAKDLGICSVFTSMHIPEIEYERKINEIKDLVEYIKLLDMKLTIDISPVTMNILGSSSNNLKSFYELGIDCLRLDYGFTIDEIAEMTKNKYGIKIELNASTITKQQINDLIYRNADLRNLSACHNFYPKPYTGLSYEFFREKTLMIKSYGLKVSAFIPSQKGKRGPIYEGLPTLEVHRNMKPDISARHLIYSGIDDVYFGDAYASFDEISDVTSVDKDVIELKIDLVNDVTDCEKDLIFNCIHTNRIDSSEYIVRSEESRGYAKIGKEIKAHNCIDRKKYSVTIDNENFKRYSGELNICLIDLPKDERVNVVGHIVEEECILADLVKPGVKFRFRKG, encoded by the coding sequence ATGGCATTTGGCGTATCTGTTTATACTACGGATGACTTTTCAAGTCAAAAAAATAAAGAGTATATTAAAATGGCAAAAGATTTAGGTATATGTTCTGTATTTACATCAATGCATATTCCGGAGATAGAATATGAAAGAAAAATAAATGAGATTAAAGATTTAGTGGAGTATATTAAATTATTAGACATGAAACTTACAATAGATATTTCACCTGTTACTATGAATATATTAGGTTCTTCATCAAACAACCTTAAATCATTTTATGAATTAGGAATAGATTGTTTGAGACTTGATTATGGGTTTACAATAGATGAAATTGCGGAAATGACTAAAAATAAATACGGCATAAAAATCGAATTAAATGCAAGCACGATAACAAAACAACAAATAAATGATTTGATATATAGGAATGCCGATTTGAGAAATTTAAGTGCTTGTCACAACTTTTATCCTAAACCATATACAGGACTTTCCTATGAATTTTTTAGAGAAAAAACTTTGATGATAAAAAGTTATGGACTTAAAGTTTCAGCATTTATTCCATCTCAGAAAGGCAAACGAGGTCCAATATATGAAGGATTGCCTACTCTTGAAGTTCATAGAAATATGAAGCCAGATATATCAGCAAGACATTTAATCTATTCAGGAATTGATGATGTATATTTTGGAGATGCATATGCATCTTTTGATGAGATAAGTGATGTTACGTCAGTCGATAAAGATGTGATTGAATTAAAAATTGATTTAGTTAATGACGTTACAGATTGTGAAAAAGATTTGATTTTTAATTGTATCCATACAAATAGAATTGACTCATCGGAATATATTGTAAGATCGGAAGAATCCAGAGGATATGCAAAGATCGGCAAGGAAATAAAGGCCCATAACTGTATTGATAGAAAAAAATACAGTGTAACAATAGATAATGAAAATTTTAAAAGATATTCTGGAGAGCTAAATATCTGCTTGATTGATTTACCTAAAGATGAAAGGGTAAATGTAGTAGGGCATATAGTTGAAGAAGAGTGTATTCTGGCCGATTTAGTCAAACCAGGCGTGAAATTCAGATTTAGAAAGGGCTGA
- the murQ gene encoding N-acetylmuramic acid 6-phosphate etherase: MNLEALMTEGRNPNTVDIDRLSTEDMLRKINEEDKKVPTAVEKEISNIAKAIDIAAERLKKGGRLIYIGAGTSGRLGILDASECPPTFGVSPEMVQGIIAGGDTAIRKAVEGAEDNIELGRLDLIERNLSNNDVVVGIAASGRTPYVLGALHYAKEIGAATIGISCNPNSEMKNLVDVMIAPVVGPEVIMGSTRMKAGTAQKLVLNMISTGVMIKIGKVYSNLMVDVQATNEKLIHRAKRIVKLATGADDVAIEKILDETDYDVKLTILMILTGLEKSEAQELLEKAGGHIEKALKENRTKRNSTINA, encoded by the coding sequence ATGAACTTAGAAGCATTAATGACAGAAGGTAGAAATCCAAATACGGTTGATATAGATAGGTTAAGTACAGAGGATATGCTAAGAAAAATAAACGAGGAAGACAAAAAAGTTCCGACGGCTGTAGAAAAAGAAATATCAAATATTGCGAAGGCTATAGATATCGCAGCGGAAAGATTAAAAAAAGGCGGCAGGCTTATATATATTGGCGCTGGTACAAGTGGCAGGCTTGGAATACTTGATGCTTCTGAATGCCCTCCTACATTTGGCGTATCTCCAGAAATGGTGCAGGGAATTATCGCAGGTGGAGATACGGCTATAAGAAAAGCTGTTGAAGGTGCAGAAGATAATATAGAACTTGGTAGATTGGACTTGATTGAAAGAAATTTATCCAACAATGATGTTGTGGTAGGAATTGCGGCGAGTGGAAGAACGCCTTATGTTTTAGGAGCACTTCATTATGCTAAAGAAATTGGAGCAGCGACAATAGGCATATCGTGTAATCCAAACTCTGAGATGAAAAATTTAGTTGATGTAATGATAGCACCTGTTGTTGGACCTGAAGTTATTATGGGTTCCACTCGAATGAAAGCAGGAACTGCTCAGAAGCTTGTATTAAATATGATTTCTACTGGCGTCATGATAAAGATTGGTAAGGTGTACAGCAATTTGATGGTTGATGTACAGGCGACGAACGAGAAATTAATTCACAGGGCAAAGCGAATAGTTAAACTTGCAACAGGAGCTGATGACGTTGCTATTGAGAAGATATTAGATGAGACAGATTATGATGTTAAATTAACTATACTAATGATACTTACAGGCCTTGAAAAATCTGAAGCTCAGGAACTTTTGGAAAAGGCAGGAGGTCATATAGAAAAAGCGTTGAAAGAAAATAGAACGAAAAGAAATTCTACTATCAATGCATAG
- a CDS encoding 5'-nucleotidase C-terminal domain-containing protein encodes MFKGRGKVLSIILTFVMVFGMAFSSMPQISYAATSKTFDFVEVTDFHGYLQASGKLSDGTPITQERGSVLAKRIKDIKAANPDTVVLSGGDMFQGTPLSNVLKGQPVIDMMKSIGFDAMALGNHEYDWGINSVIDTSSAVLKGSTIPVLAANVYDKTTGKPVSYTKPCVVIERDGVKIGIIGIVDNKEFPSIILPSLISNVDFKDPVPIVNNLAQQLRNDGAQIVVVLAHMGATTDKNTGETTGNLIDFAKSVKGVDAIFGGHTHTIVTTRVNGIPVGVANNAGMGFIDLKITVNSDGTVNTGDMVYNDDYSYYNTKTPIVDEDVQSIVDKAIQDAGPLFSQVIGTADVDLTRTQSANPFGDSILGNWTSEVVKDAVNADFAFGNNGGLRTDVLKGDITVGTMYTLMPFDNTIVTVSMTGAEIKKVLEQAVQDGGKGIQVAGLSFKYDPNKPSMNRVFDMKKSDGTPIDMNARYLVATNNFMGTGGDGFTEFTDPDVQKSYIDTQKLVRDAFIDAVKAQGHITAKIDNRISPATMIASNETTITVLATSDVHGNLVPWDYSSAKEANQGLAKVAGYVDKVRSENPNVVLVDNGDTIQGTPLSYYYDKIDTKSEYPMAKAMGAMHYDTWTLGNHEFNYGLDVLDRVIADMEKENIHVLSANTYKDDGTNFVEPYYIKTITTPMGDVKVGILGLTTKEIPSWEDKAHYAGLKFNDLVEEANKWVPKVRAAGADIVVVAMHSGEESPSDTIPENQVKAVAQGVNGIDAIIAGHTHAVIQMDTFKNPEGKDVIVTEPGKWGQYVSRIDFNLSKDENGKWVIDSKTSKAVAMDSSVQPDENIMQLAEPYQEATLKYVGTKIGTASGDFLGKDQLTKETALMDLINKVQKYYAKTDLSIAAPLSSTAQILKGDVTIQDMMSVYVYENYLYGIKMTGKQLKDWMEWSARYYQQVKSPDDPITKDKTLNIPDYNLDQLYGASYTIDLTQPVGNRIKNLTVNGKPVKDDDVFTVAINNYRFNGGGGFMKAAGITNPVVVFDSAKAYGDDGQVRNLMISYIKMKGTIDPVVDNYWTISKTPVSEGNIASKGIVTASALNVRLGAGTNYKVIGILRAGQSIDIVGENNGWYKIDYNGKTGYVYSKYVASSPDLSNVSVLKVVKVTAKDGLNVRVNNSINALKIGAIPYGYELKVVGEYDGWYKVQYNGAYGFVYAKYTK; translated from the coding sequence ATGTTTAAAGGTAGAGGCAAAGTTTTAAGTATCATTTTGACATTTGTGATGGTATTTGGCATGGCATTTTCAAGTATGCCTCAGATATCATATGCAGCTACGTCAAAAACATTTGACTTTGTGGAAGTCACTGATTTCCATGGATATCTGCAAGCATCAGGCAAATTAAGCGATGGAACGCCTATTACTCAAGAGAGAGGATCGGTACTGGCAAAAAGGATAAAGGACATAAAGGCAGCAAATCCTGATACTGTCGTACTATCGGGCGGAGATATGTTCCAGGGTACGCCTCTTTCAAACGTTTTAAAAGGTCAGCCTGTTATCGACATGATGAAAAGCATAGGTTTTGATGCCATGGCATTAGGAAATCACGAGTACGACTGGGGCATTAATTCTGTCATCGATACAAGCAGCGCAGTCTTAAAAGGTTCTACAATACCTGTTTTAGCAGCTAATGTATACGACAAAACTACAGGCAAACCTGTAAGCTATACGAAACCGTGCGTTGTAATTGAAAGAGATGGAGTAAAGATCGGCATTATCGGCATTGTTGATAACAAAGAATTTCCGTCTATAATTTTGCCATCTCTCATAAGCAATGTAGATTTTAAAGATCCTGTGCCAATTGTAAATAATCTTGCACAGCAGTTGAGAAATGATGGTGCACAGATTGTAGTCGTCTTGGCACACATGGGAGCTACGACTGATAAGAATACAGGTGAGACAACAGGCAATCTCATTGATTTTGCAAAGAGCGTAAAAGGCGTAGACGCCATATTTGGCGGACATACCCATACGATCGTCACAACCAGAGTGAATGGAATACCTGTAGGTGTTGCAAATAATGCAGGTATGGGCTTTATCGATCTTAAGATAACAGTAAATAGTGATGGCACTGTAAATACAGGAGATATGGTTTACAATGATGATTACAGCTATTACAATACGAAAACACCGATAGTTGATGAAGATGTTCAAAGTATAGTCGATAAAGCCATACAAGATGCTGGACCACTATTTAGCCAAGTAATCGGCACTGCAGATGTAGATTTGACGAGAACTCAAAGTGCAAATCCTTTTGGAGATTCGATTTTAGGAAATTGGACGTCAGAAGTCGTTAAAGATGCTGTAAATGCAGATTTTGCTTTTGGAAACAATGGTGGACTTAGAACTGACGTATTAAAAGGCGATATCACTGTTGGAACAATGTATACGTTGATGCCATTTGACAATACCATTGTCACAGTAAGCATGACGGGTGCAGAGATTAAGAAGGTGTTGGAACAAGCTGTTCAGGATGGTGGCAAAGGGATTCAGGTCGCAGGTCTTTCATTTAAGTATGATCCGAATAAGCCATCTATGAATAGAGTATTTGACATGAAGAAATCTGATGGAACACCGATAGACATGAATGCAAGATATCTTGTAGCAACGAATAATTTCATGGGAACTGGCGGAGATGGTTTTACAGAATTTACTGATCCCGATGTGCAGAAATCTTACATAGATACGCAGAAATTGGTGAGAGATGCATTTATCGATGCTGTAAAAGCACAAGGTCATATAACAGCAAAGATAGACAATAGGATATCTCCAGCCACAATGATAGCTTCTAATGAGACGACTATAACAGTTTTAGCCACATCCGATGTGCATGGGAATTTGGTGCCATGGGATTACAGCAGTGCAAAAGAAGCTAATCAGGGCCTTGCGAAGGTAGCAGGTTATGTTGACAAAGTAAGATCTGAAAATCCCAATGTCGTATTAGTAGACAATGGCGATACGATTCAAGGTACGCCACTTTCATACTACTATGATAAAATTGACACGAAGTCTGAATATCCGATGGCAAAAGCCATGGGTGCTATGCACTACGATACGTGGACGTTAGGCAACCACGAATTCAATTATGGTTTGGATGTCTTAGACAGGGTAATCGCTGATATGGAAAAAGAAAATATCCATGTCTTGTCTGCAAACACTTATAAAGATGATGGCACCAACTTTGTAGAGCCGTACTACATCAAGACGATAACTACTCCTATGGGCGATGTGAAAGTAGGCATATTAGGACTTACTACAAAAGAAATCCCTTCATGGGAAGACAAGGCACATTATGCAGGGCTTAAATTTAATGATCTTGTAGAAGAAGCAAATAAATGGGTGCCTAAAGTGAGAGCCGCAGGAGCAGATATAGTTGTCGTTGCTATGCACTCTGGTGAGGAAAGCCCATCAGATACTATACCGGAAAATCAGGTAAAAGCTGTAGCTCAAGGCGTAAATGGTATAGATGCGATAATAGCTGGCCATACACATGCTGTAATACAAATGGATACATTTAAAAATCCGGAAGGCAAAGATGTGATAGTGACAGAGCCTGGCAAATGGGGGCAATACGTTTCAAGGATAGATTTCAACTTATCTAAAGATGAAAACGGAAAATGGGTAATCGACAGCAAGACAAGCAAAGCTGTTGCGATGGACAGTTCAGTACAACCTGATGAAAACATAATGCAGCTTGCAGAGCCATATCAAGAAGCTACTCTTAAATACGTAGGAACAAAGATAGGTACAGCTTCTGGTGACTTCTTAGGAAAAGATCAATTGACAAAGGAAACGGCTTTGATGGATCTTATAAACAAGGTGCAAAAATACTATGCAAAGACAGATCTTTCAATTGCCGCGCCGTTAAGCAGCACTGCACAGATATTAAAAGGCGATGTTACAATACAAGACATGATGAGCGTATATGTGTATGAAAATTATTTGTACGGAATAAAGATGACTGGCAAACAGTTAAAGGATTGGATGGAATGGTCTGCCCGTTATTATCAGCAGGTTAAATCTCCAGATGATCCTATAACAAAAGATAAGACCCTCAATATACCGGATTACAACCTTGATCAGCTTTATGGAGCAAGTTACACGATAGACCTTACACAGCCTGTTGGAAACAGGATAAAGAATCTTACGGTAAATGGCAAACCAGTAAAAGACGACGATGTATTTACGGTTGCAATAAATAACTACAGATTTAATGGCGGCGGAGGTTTCATGAAGGCAGCAGGCATAACAAATCCTGTTGTAGTCTTTGATTCGGCTAAAGCTTATGGTGATGATGGACAGGTAAGAAACTTGATGATAAGTTATATAAAGATGAAAGGCACTATAGATCCTGTTGTTGATAACTACTGGACAATATCTAAGACACCAGTTTCAGAAGGAAATATTGCAAGCAAAGGTATTGTCACAGCGTCAGCTTTAAATGTGCGTTTAGGCGCTGGAACAAATTATAAAGTGATAGGCATATTAAGGGCTGGTCAATCCATTGATATAGTAGGGGAAAATAATGGATGGTACAAGATTGACTACAATGGAAAGACGGGTTATGTATACAGTAAGTATGTAGCTTCGTCCCCAGATTTATCAAATGTATCCGTATTGAAAGTGGTGAAGGTGACTGCTAAAGACGGGCTTAATGTCAGAGTGAACAATTCCATAAATGCGTTAAAAATAGGAGCAATACCGTATGGATATGAATTAAAAGTAGTCGGCGAATACGACGGATGGTATAAAGTCCAGTATAACGGCGCATACGGATTTGTTTACGCAAAGTACACAAAATAG
- the dusB gene encoding tRNA dihydrouridine synthase DusB gives MKRKLYIGDVKIKNNVFLAPMAGVTDKPYRRICSEMGCGFAYTEMVSAKGLYYGSENTEFLTDIDDDENVALQIFGSDPYIMGEIAKRLNASNAKTIDINMGCPTPKIVKNGDGSALMLKPELAESVIKAVVKNLSKPVTVKIRKGWDDAHVNAVEIAKMAENCGVKAVAVHGRTREQFYSGRADWDIIKKVKDNLKIPVIGNGDVFSPEDAKRMIDETGCDAVMVGRGAEGNPWIFKRIHHYLSTGEILPEPTVSEKIDMILKHLDMMIEYKGEQIGILEMRKHIAWYLKGIRGASKIKQMVFTMSYYKEVKELLISIKRQFE, from the coding sequence ATGAAAAGGAAGTTGTACATAGGAGATGTAAAGATCAAAAACAATGTTTTTTTGGCACCTATGGCAGGTGTTACAGATAAGCCTTATAGGCGTATATGCAGTGAGATGGGATGTGGATTTGCATACACAGAAATGGTCAGTGCTAAAGGCCTTTACTATGGAAGCGAGAATACAGAATTCCTTACAGACATAGATGATGATGAAAATGTGGCATTGCAGATATTTGGTTCTGATCCTTATATAATGGGTGAGATTGCAAAGAGATTAAATGCGTCAAATGCAAAGACAATAGACATAAACATGGGATGTCCTACGCCTAAAATAGTAAAAAACGGCGATGGCTCAGCTTTAATGCTTAAACCAGAATTGGCAGAAAGTGTAATTAAAGCCGTGGTAAAAAATTTGTCAAAGCCTGTAACTGTAAAGATAAGAAAAGGATGGGATGATGCTCATGTAAATGCTGTTGAGATTGCTAAGATGGCTGAAAATTGCGGTGTAAAAGCTGTGGCTGTTCACGGTAGGACGAGAGAGCAATTTTACTCAGGTCGTGCTGATTGGGATATAATAAAGAAAGTGAAGGATAATTTAAAAATACCCGTAATAGGAAATGGAGATGTCTTTTCGCCGGAGGACGCAAAAAGGATGATAGACGAGACAGGCTGTGACGCAGTAATGGTTGGCAGGGGCGCAGAAGGAAATCCGTGGATTTTCAAAAGAATACATCATTATCTAAGCACAGGCGAAATTTTGCCAGAGCCGACTGTAAGTGAAAAGATTGACATGATTTTAAAGCACCTTGACATGATGATAGAATACAAAGGTGAACAAATAGGAATATTGGAGATGAGAAAGCATATAGCATGGTATCTTAAAGGTATCCGCGGTGCATCTAAAATAAAACAGATGGTATTTACCATGTCTTACTATAAAGAAGTCAAAGAGCTTTTGATTAGCATTAAAAGACAATTTGAATAA
- a CDS encoding YiiX/YebB-like N1pC/P60 family cysteine hydrolase, with translation MLILPNNKHLSSNNELQKQVEISGVSIEEFNFKENLKKKSLFKKEDFYKRFLTLNGAIMISKPFEAGEVNKFYVSLYDLIKNINSEEVFGVKFPSRSSEKTVYKNSISFDKFTIGDIIVATSQGFHVQGAIRHAAIFDSRRYYGSIDDKCLLTAEPDQGVIYETIRFYRENFSEAWGLTVPKATIEERVKAVDEVSKFVGKPYSWRADKNDDENWYCSKVPWAAYKKSSGIDIDGNGGFWVLPIDIFISKETEVFEYSNS, from the coding sequence ATGCTCATATTGCCTAACAATAAACACCTATCAAGTAACAATGAATTGCAAAAACAAGTTGAAATATCTGGCGTTAGCATTGAGGAGTTTAATTTCAAGGAAAATTTGAAGAAAAAAAGCCTCTTTAAAAAAGAGGACTTTTATAAAAGATTTCTCACTTTAAATGGAGCCATTATGATATCAAAACCGTTTGAAGCTGGAGAAGTAAATAAATTCTATGTAAGTTTATACGATTTAATTAAAAACATCAATTCAGAAGAAGTATTTGGCGTCAAGTTTCCTTCGAGAAGCAGTGAAAAGACAGTCTATAAAAACAGCATATCATTTGACAAGTTTACGATAGGAGACATAATAGTAGCAACAAGCCAGGGTTTTCACGTGCAAGGTGCGATAAGACATGCTGCGATATTTGACAGCAGGAGATATTATGGAAGCATCGATGATAAATGCCTATTGACAGCGGAACCAGACCAAGGTGTGATTTATGAGACAATAAGATTTTATAGAGAAAATTTCAGTGAGGCGTGGGGGCTGACAGTCCCAAAGGCTACAATAGAAGAAAGAGTAAAAGCTGTTGATGAAGTATCCAAGTTTGTCGGAAAACCTTACAGTTGGAGGGCTGACAAAAACGATGATGAAAACTGGTATTGCTCAAAAGTCCCATGGGCCGCATACAAAAAATCATCAGGAATAGACATAGACGGAAATGGAGGCTTTTGGGTGCTGCCAATTGACATCTTTATATCAAAAGAAACAGAAGTATTTGAGTATTCTAATTCATAA
- a CDS encoding cation diffusion facilitator family transporter, producing MNKQNSALLSVISNSALIVIKLLAGILMHSVSVISEAIHSSIDLIASLIAFLSIRVAVKPADEDHPFGHSKYENISGFVEAILIFFAAIFIIYEAVRRIVMGTFVENLGTGIIVMLFASFVNAVVSYFLFKVSKKEDSIALKADAMHLLTDVFTSLGVTIGLVVIKITKLGILDPIIAIFVALLIIKASIGLTKEALKDLTDTSLPEKEVKEIENIIKSNFEIISFHKLRTRKSGPRREIDVHLRVDKDYSIVEAHELSHKVSKQIVDKFPDSHVIIHIEPEEKK from the coding sequence ATGAATAAACAAAACTCAGCTTTGCTTTCAGTGATTTCTAATAGTGCATTAATAGTTATAAAATTATTGGCAGGAATACTAATGCATTCAGTAAGTGTAATTTCTGAAGCCATACATTCTTCTATTGATTTAATTGCCAGTTTAATTGCCTTTCTGTCTATACGAGTAGCAGTAAAACCGGCAGATGAAGATCATCCTTTTGGACACAGCAAATATGAGAATATATCTGGTTTTGTGGAAGCTATCTTAATTTTTTTTGCAGCTATATTTATCATATATGAGGCAGTGCGAAGAATAGTTATGGGTACTTTTGTAGAAAATTTAGGAACTGGAATTATTGTGATGCTTTTTGCATCTTTTGTAAATGCAGTAGTATCGTATTTTTTATTCAAAGTATCAAAAAAAGAAGATTCTATTGCTTTAAAGGCAGATGCAATGCATCTTTTGACTGACGTATTTACATCTTTAGGAGTTACAATAGGACTTGTTGTTATAAAAATTACTAAATTGGGCATTTTAGATCCAATCATAGCTATCTTTGTTGCATTGCTTATTATAAAAGCGTCAATTGGACTGACAAAAGAAGCATTAAAAGATTTAACAGATACCAGTCTTCCAGAAAAGGAAGTCAAAGAAATAGAGAATATTATAAAATCAAATTTTGAAATTATAAGTTTTCATAAATTAAGAACGAGAAAATCAGGGCCTCGAAGAGAGATAGACGTTCATTTACGAGTAGACAAAGATTACAGCATAGTAGAAGCTCATGAACTGTCACACAAAGTTTCAAAGCAGATAGTAGACAAATTTCCGGATTCCCATGTGATAATTCACATAGAGCCTGAAGAGAAAAAATAA